The following coding sequences lie in one Epinephelus moara isolate mb chromosome 17, YSFRI_EMoa_1.0, whole genome shotgun sequence genomic window:
- the LOC126404684 gene encoding interferon-induced very large GTPase 1-like, which translates to MECGDSPRRISNGLVEMTWYLPCGNKNMDIFSEPVAVANLRGDIASFETQFSFLCQTSAAVFVFFDNLDSECELLTNQHHKAQIFLVGNHQSKHFSGDAVKKVATKLGLNNSNILLKTKQMNDADFAKNLRKTVSKVVENSKMKMQIEQMADTAHELGILVDEDSSECQTAKKNADAITAEIQDILKYKDTQLPLQGQIWKELTRLEKEQFRLRKVGSQNVEKYKSDLEIQKTELRDKQNSCDMSNAMTCFINTISSPGIERCYFLKWMRMNLDNLSRGKVSGLRKQYREICKNSENKEEIKEIDRQLSNSSLGTEHFFREMGQIYEASLSLPETHPSRKQLQHLPKLCAQLLLDGFPLELVDGDASNIPLRWVSDVLSQLNGLVSPKNKILVVTVLGVQSTGKSTLLNTMFGVQFAVSSGRCTRGAFMLLIRINEDVKKVHNCDFMVIIDTEGLKSPELAQLDNSHEHDNELATLVVGLSDITIINIAMENSTEMKDILQIVVHAFLRMTEVGKKPKCQFVHQNVSDVSAHEKNLQDRKLLLQQLNEMTQAAAKMEKKEENMSFTDVMEYSPDTGNWYIPGLWNGNPPMAPVNAGYSEAVYELKKNVIKILGRCESSANNIWEFTEWMKNLWNAVKHENFIFSFRNSLVADAYMRLCTEFNTWEWEFKKEMYTWVTNAETRISNFDKFAVESKKPDMTDFLTGLKSEACTVLTEWETKLLDNLTQYFKQTEGHVHLVEGYREDFANSAKTLRREMESSVFNQLTATADIRQGMTELDKIKENHTKELEGRVCALIEECRKKKVKMTDEELDKEFNKMWNRMVKELSFSKINVKDIYTSVSYHLRTNLSHKGINASDSVSKKSLQDCRQAIFRHSPKGFVEKCKHEATKYLNKYFNIQDHTVVVRQMADSIIHACTQIVKEKIQRKTNYHDTYIQEILNVIDERLQKNQDVKTDAEFEISLKQHICGDAARQFQIMHEDFIHENDPYRCLNRNKEKFRTDFKDVFHDRDQCQKKAEEFTHRCLKPAVEDFVKRSLGPDIVGEMMTIPQFSTRIYLQYTILLDLLTKDDFKSYLSYIDSYEDYVKKWILDQIVEHFSKGSIMFELEDKHVQSSIRNITNAINKAKTKKIANLRKFVEDVCQELGDKLVISQDALGAFMILNNADEEQFANWLTDCLKDMAEALTEKFKETNIQTKLKQLHVNPQNELFTKLIGCGKQCPFCKAPCEAGGKDHTEHWTLLHRPRGLGRTRWAGTEKLVTDVCTSAVNSDICFSRSASGERHPYKRYREIFPDWKIAPDVSLTASDYWKYVMTRFNKEFAEEYQAEPADIPDTWRDITYEHAEKSLKESFNIK; encoded by the coding sequence ATGGAGTGTGGTGACAGTCCAAGGAGAATATCCAATGGACTGGTTGAAATGACTTGGTACCTTCCTTGTGGGAACAAAAACATGGATATTTTCAGTGAGCCAGTAGCTGTAGCTAACCTTCGTGGAGACATTGCCTCGTTTGAAacacaattttcttttttgtgtcagACATCAGCAGCAGTTTTTGTGTTCTTTGACAATTTGGACTCTGAGTGTGAGCTGCTCACCAACCAACACCACAAGGCACAGATCTTTTTGGTAGGTAACCATCAAAGTAAGCACTTCAGTGGTGATGCTGTAAAGAAGGTGGCAACCAAGTTGGGcttgaacaacagcaacatcctTTTAAAGACTAAGCAGATGAATGATGCAGACTTTGCCAAAAATCTGAGGAAAACAGTCAGCAAAGTAGTTGAGAACTCAAAGATGAAGATGCAAATTGAGCAGATGGCTGACACTGCCCATGAACTGGGAATCTTGGTTGATGAAGACTCTTCAGAGTGCCAGACTGCCAAGAAAAATGCAGATGCCATTACTGCAGAAATTCAAGACATCCTTAAATACAAAGACACTCAGCTACCCTTGCAAGGCCAAATATGGAAGGAGCTGACTCGCTTAGAGAAGGAACAATTTCGGCTTCGAAAAGTTGGGTCCCAGAACGTAGAAAAGTACAAAAGTGACCTTGAGATACAGAAAACAGAACTTAGGGATAAACAGAACTCTTGTGACATGTCAAATGCAATGACATGTTTTATCAACACAATATCAAGCCCAGGGATAGAGAGGTGCTATTTCCTGAAATGGATGCGAATGAACCTTGATAACCTGTCTCGAGGAAAAGTGTCTGGCCTTCGAAAGCAGTACAGAGAAATATGCAAAAATTCTGAGAACAAAGAGGAGATCAAAGAAATCGACAGGCAACTCTCCAACAGCTCACTGGGGACTGAACACTTCTTCCGTGAAATGGGTCAGATCTATGAGGCTTCACTGTCTCTTCCAGAAACACACCCATCACGTAAACAGTTACAACATCTGCCCAAACTATGTGCACAACTGTTACTTGATGGATTTCCCCTTGAGCTTGTAGATGGAGATGCCTCCAACATACCTCTCAGATGGGTGAGTGACGTCCTCTCTCAGCTCAATGGCTTGGTGTCTCCTAAGAACAAGATACTGGTGGTCACAGTTCTTGGAGTTCAGAGCACAGGAAAGTCTACTCTCCTCAACACCATGTTTGGAGTGCAGTTTGCAGTCAGCAGTGGTCGTTGCACTCGAGGTGCCTTTATGTTGCTCATCAGAATCAATGAAGATGTTAAAAAAGTCCACAACTGTGACTTCATGGTGATCATTGACACTGAGGGCTTAAAGTCACCAGAGCTTGCACAACTGGATAATAGCCATGAGCACGACAATGAGCTTGCAACACTTGTTGTGGGGCTGAGTGATATCACCATCATCAATATCGCAATGGAGAATTCAACAGAAATGAAAGACATCCTACAAATAGTTGTGCATGCTTTTCTCAGGATGACAGAGGTGGGCAAAAAGCCCAAATGTCAGTTTGTCCACCAGAATGTGTCGGATGTTTCAGCTCATGAGAAGAACTTACAAGACAGGAAACTGCTCTTGCAACAGTTAAATGAGATGACCCAGGCAGCAGCCAAAAtggaaaagaaagaggagaacaTGAGCTTCACTGATGTGATGGAGTACAGTCCAGACACTGGGAACTGGTACATTCCTGGACTCTGGAATGGAAACCCACCAATGGCACCAGTCAATGCAGGGTACAGCGAAGCTGTATATGAGCTCAAGAAAAATGTAATCAAGATTTTGGGACGTTGTGAGTCATCTGCTAATAATATCTGGGAGTTTACAGAGTGGATGAAAAACCTGTGGAATGCAGTAAAGCATGAAAacttcatcttcagcttcaGAAACAGCCTGGTGGCTGATGCATACATGAGGCTGTGCACAGAATTCAACACATGGGAATGGGAATTCAAAAAAGAAATGTACACATGGGTTACAAATGCTGAGACAAGAATTTCCAATTTTGACAAATTTGCTGTGGAATCTAAGAAACCTGACATGACAGATTTTCTCACTGGTTTGAAAAGTGAAGCGTGCACAGTGCTGACGGAATGGGAGACAAAGCTTCTTGACAATTTGACACAGTACTTCAAGCAAACAGAGGGTCACGTCCATCTAGTTGAAGGATACAGAGAAGACTTTGCAAACAGTGCAAAGACCCTTCGACGAGAAATGGAGAGCTCTGTGTTTAATCAACTCACAGCAACAGCTGACATCAGACAGGGAATGACAGAACTTGATAAAATCAAGGAGAACCACACAAAAGAATTAGAGGGGAGAGTGTGTGCACTGATTGAAGAATGTCGGAAGAAAAAAGTCAAGATGACAGACGAAGAGCTCGACAAAGAATTTAATAAGATGTGGAACAGAATGGTGAAGGAACTCTCCTTctcaaaaataaatgtcaagGACATTTACACCAGTGTGTCCTACCATCTAAGAACAAATCTATCACACAAGGGAATCAATGCGAGTGATTCAGTAAGTAAAAAAAGTCTGCAAGATTGTCGACAAGCAATTTTCAGACATTCACCCAAAGGATTTGTTGAGAAGTGTAAACACGAAGCCACCAAGTATTTAAACAAGTATTTCAACATCCAAGATCACACAGTGGTAGTCCGACAAATGGCTGACAGCATCATACATGCTTGCACACAgattgtaaaagaaaaaatacaaagaaaaaccAATTACCATGACACCTACATCCAGGAGATCTTAAATGTGATTGATGAGAGGCTGCAAAAAAATCAGGATGTTAAGACAGATGCTGAGTTTGAAATTTCTCTGAAACAGCACATCTGTGGAGACGCAGCCAGACAGTTTCAGATCATGCACGAAGATTTCATACATGAGAATGATCCCTACAGGTGTCTGAATcgaaacaaagaaaagtttcGCACTGATTTTAAAGACGTGTTCCATGATCGAGACCAGTGCCAGAAGAAGGCAGAAGAATTCACACACCGCTGCCTGAAGCCTGCAGTTGAAGACTTTGTCAAGCGTTCCTTGGGTCCTGATATCGTTGGTGAAATGATGACAATCCCGCAGTTCAGCACACGAATATATCTCCAGTATACAATTTTACTGGATTTGCTCACAAAGGATGACTTTAAAAGCTATCTGAGCTACATTGACTCATATGAGGATTATGTAAAGAAATGGATCCTCGACCAAATAGTAGAGCACTTCTCAAAAGGGTCTATCATGTTTGAGCTTGAGGATAAACATGTTCAGTCAAGCATCAGGAACATAACTAATGCTATCAACAAAGCTAAAACCAAAAAGATTGCCAACTTAAGAAAATTTGTTGAAGATGTCTGTCAGGAACTTGGTGATAAACTGGTAATTTCCCAGGATGCTCTTGGTGCTTTCATGATCCTGAACAATGCTGATGAGGAACAGTTTGCTAACTGGCTCACTGACTGTCTGAAGGACATGGCAGAAGCTCTCACAGAAAagtttaaagaaacaaacatccaaacaaaactaaaacaactTCATGTGAATCCTCAGAACGAGCTTTTCACCAAACTGATTGGATGTGGTAAACAGTGTCCATTCTGCAAAGCACCTTGTGAGGCAGGAGGAAAAGACCACACTGAGCACTGGACTTTACTACATCGGCCAAGGGGTCTGGGCAGAACAAGGTGGGCTGGGACAGAAAAACTTGTCACTGACGTATGCACTTCCGCTGTGAATAGTGACATCTGTTTTAGCCGCAGTGCTTCAGGTGAACGGCACCCTTACAAGCGCTACAGAGAAATTTTCCCTGACTGGAAAATTGCTCCAGATGTAAGCCTGACAGCATCAGACTACTGGAAATATGTGATGACAAGGTTCAACAAAGAGTTTGCTGAAGAATACCAAGCAGAGCCTGCTGATATTCCAGACACTTGGAGAGATATCACATATGAGCATGCAGAGAAGAGTCTCAAAGAGTCATTTAACAtcaagtga